One window from the genome of Haladaptatus paucihalophilus DX253 encodes:
- a CDS encoding ribbon-helix-helix domain-containing protein, which yields MTEYTTVSIPKDLADRVDETIEGTSFSSTSDLVRFLLRSIVIQHQRQGRLTESEFSEITDQLRELGYLE from the coding sequence ATGACCGAATACACGACGGTTTCCATTCCGAAGGACCTCGCCGACCGCGTTGACGAGACGATAGAGGGGACGAGTTTTTCGAGTACGAGCGACCTCGTTCGGTTCCTGCTCCGCAGCATCGTCATTCAGCACCAGCGACAGGGCCGCCTGACGGAATCCGAGTTCAGCGAAATCACGGACCAACTGCGCGAGCTGGGGTATCTAGAGTAG
- a CDS encoding DUF7503 family protein: protein MEENELTTYLAENPRMIGVLFAIVLILSQAGSAAGAVLGGSTGT from the coding sequence ATGGAAGAAAACGAACTGACCACGTATCTGGCGGAGAACCCCCGTATGATCGGCGTACTGTTCGCTATCGTACTCATCCTTTCACAGGCCGGGAGTGCGGCAGGTGCCGTGTTGGGCGGTTCGACTGGAACGTAA
- a CDS encoding helix-turn-helix transcriptional regulator, producing MEHQQSLTEYVLRSGARTAVLQAIVDGSETTRALLNRDLASESAVYNALTELENRGLIHSPRTKRWAPTGTGSVVSALVREQRKTERVLRIDIDYWKRHDVTALPSSDLLRIADLTGGTVIRATDTHPSRAVREVERRLETTTSASVIAPIFNERYSDALLDGDGDARLVLATDVLHSLLATTDATVDEDLNVRVADTSFALTVTDDGLLLSLPLLDGSYDTQTEFVVETDRARRKGNELFEAVWADAEPAAEYVESMETDLT from the coding sequence ATGGAGCACCAACAGTCCCTCACCGAGTACGTTCTCCGGTCCGGAGCACGGACAGCAGTCTTACAGGCAATCGTCGACGGTTCTGAAACGACACGCGCGCTGTTGAACCGGGATTTGGCGAGCGAATCCGCCGTCTACAACGCCCTCACGGAATTGGAAAATCGCGGGCTGATTCACTCGCCACGCACCAAACGGTGGGCACCGACCGGAACCGGCTCGGTCGTATCCGCGCTCGTCCGCGAACAGCGGAAGACGGAACGAGTACTTCGAATCGACATCGACTACTGGAAACGACACGACGTCACCGCGTTGCCCTCCTCCGATTTGCTTCGTATTGCCGACCTCACCGGTGGAACCGTCATTCGCGCGACCGACACCCATCCGTCGCGGGCCGTCCGCGAGGTGGAACGGCGACTCGAAACGACGACTTCCGCGTCCGTCATCGCGCCCATTTTCAACGAGCGATACTCCGATGCGCTCCTCGACGGGGACGGCGACGCGCGGCTCGTACTGGCGACGGACGTCCTTCACTCCCTCCTCGCGACCACGGACGCCACGGTAGACGAAGACCTGAACGTTCGCGTGGCCGACACTTCGTTCGCGCTGACGGTGACCGACGACGGCCTGTTGCTCTCGCTCCCGCTGCTGGACGGGTCCTACGATACGCAGACCGAGTTCGTCGTCGAGACCGACCGCGCACGTCGAAAGGGAAACGAACTGTTCGAGGCCGTCTGGGCCGACGCGGAACCCGCCGCCGAGTACGTCGAGTCGATGGAGACGGACCTCACGTAG
- a CDS encoding DUF5779 family protein, with product MNDSGFDLDLQAAEQEIEFDENERVILGVLDGTTAIAERLDAVERGHVLVLAVDGDLTELAADLAPAVKKQGGNLVHFREFLIISPPGIEIDTSRL from the coding sequence ATGAACGATTCGGGGTTCGACTTGGACCTACAGGCGGCCGAACAGGAGATCGAATTCGACGAGAACGAGCGCGTCATCCTCGGTGTCCTCGACGGGACCACGGCTATCGCGGAACGCCTCGATGCAGTCGAACGCGGACACGTCCTCGTCCTCGCGGTCGACGGCGACCTCACCGAGCTCGCGGCCGACCTCGCACCGGCGGTGAAAAAACAGGGCGGAAATTTGGTGCACTTTCGGGAGTTCCTCATCATCTCGCCACCCGGTATCGAAATCGATACGAGCAGACTCTGA
- a CDS encoding ferritin-like domain-containing protein — MTNDEVTDLLRKAYSDEIETVMNYLTNSIVLEGVSAEEVRESLETDIQEELGHAEMIGQRLKQLDERPPASYDFEARQEGLQPPEDSTDVLSVIDGVLEAEEDAISTYRNVISAARDADDPVTEDLGVTILADEEAHRTEFRGFKREYDN; from the coding sequence ATGACGAACGATGAAGTAACGGACCTCCTTCGAAAGGCGTACAGCGACGAGATAGAAACCGTGATGAACTACCTGACGAACTCCATCGTCCTCGAAGGCGTGAGCGCGGAAGAGGTACGAGAGAGCCTGGAGACGGATATCCAGGAGGAGTTGGGGCACGCGGAGATGATCGGCCAACGGCTCAAACAGTTGGACGAGCGCCCACCGGCGTCCTACGATTTCGAGGCGCGGCAGGAAGGCTTGCAACCGCCGGAAGACAGCACCGACGTCCTGTCGGTTATCGACGGCGTCCTCGAAGCGGAGGAGGATGCCATTTCGACGTATCGAAACGTCATATCAGCGGCGCGAGATGCGGACGACCCCGTGACTGAAGACCTCGGTGTTACCATCCTCGCCGACGAGGAGGCCCACCGCACGGAGTTCCGCGGATTCAAGCGCGAATACGACAACTGA
- a CDS encoding DUF7563 family protein, with translation MTTTNSQIASGSDTVAENRCRSCGSFVTRDFARVFGNNENEVFGCLECMTATEVKKGGARAEFVDTSKLVGGREPIR, from the coding sequence ATGACAACGACAAACAGCCAGATTGCCAGTGGAAGCGACACTGTGGCCGAAAACCGATGTCGAAGTTGCGGTTCCTTCGTGACCCGCGATTTCGCCCGCGTGTTCGGAAACAACGAGAACGAGGTCTTCGGGTGCCTCGAATGTATGACGGCGACCGAAGTCAAGAAGGGCGGTGCGCGGGCGGAGTTCGTCGACACGTCCAAGCTCGTCGGCGGCCGAGAACCGATCCGCTGA
- a CDS encoding DUF7557 family protein, with product MPKITLDEETVSRLDSLRVEDESYDEIINELINIYEAEEMTLFHGGDYSSD from the coding sequence ATGCCCAAGATAACACTCGACGAGGAGACCGTCTCCCGCCTCGACAGCCTGCGCGTCGAAGACGAATCCTACGACGAGATCATCAACGAACTCATCAACATCTACGAAGCGGAGGAGATGACGCTTTTCCACGGCGGCGATTATTCGAGCGACTGA
- a CDS encoding protein sorting system archaetidylserine decarboxylase, giving the protein MEVAPGAWRYAAPPFLLAGPLGLLSPLATLAALALGGAVLLFFRDPDRSPPSDGVLSPADGRVSVIREEGNRVRVGVFMNVTDVHVNRAPLSGRVESVEHEPGTHRPAFSKESDNNEKVHIGLSTCDLTLIAGAFARRIHPYVESGDELARGERLGHIAFGSRADVLLPASFDAADVEVRNGQRVRAGETVLARRDD; this is encoded by the coding sequence ATGGAGGTCGCACCCGGCGCGTGGCGATACGCCGCGCCGCCGTTCCTGCTCGCTGGGCCGCTCGGATTGCTCTCGCCGCTCGCCACGCTCGCGGCGCTCGCGCTCGGCGGTGCCGTCCTGCTCTTCTTCCGCGACCCGGACCGTTCTCCGCCGTCGGACGGCGTCCTCTCGCCCGCGGACGGCCGCGTCTCGGTGATCCGCGAGGAAGGAAACCGCGTCCGAGTCGGCGTGTTCATGAACGTGACGGACGTGCACGTCAACCGCGCGCCGCTGTCGGGGCGCGTCGAATCGGTCGAACACGAACCGGGTACCCACCGTCCCGCGTTCAGCAAGGAGTCGGACAACAACGAGAAGGTCCACATCGGCCTTTCGACGTGCGATCTGACGCTTATCGCGGGTGCGTTCGCCCGGCGAATCCATCCGTACGTCGAATCGGGCGACGAACTCGCGCGGGGAGAGCGATTGGGCCACATCGCGTTCGGCAGTCGAGCGGACGTGCTCCTTCCGGCGTCGTTCGACGCGGCGGACGTAGAAGTAAGAAACGGTCAGCGCGTGCGCGCGGGTGAGACGGTTCTCGCTCGGCGCGATGACTGA
- a CDS encoding DUF5799 family protein → MSGQRWTDMIVGDRMAVDREFAQEVADSQFSRQEWGLVMTAVEFDIEHPEDDERAKLVADTSKVKQVMPEMENIQSQMNSMTGKSSKKEGRGVFGSVKDALGLGGGGGSGVDEERLAAAEGLAQRYADELQTRLESTGKWARVRSAVQE, encoded by the coding sequence ATGAGCGGACAACGGTGGACGGACATGATAGTGGGGGACAGGATGGCGGTCGATAGGGAGTTCGCACAGGAAGTCGCCGACTCCCAATTCTCGCGCCAGGAGTGGGGACTGGTGATGACCGCGGTCGAGTTCGACATCGAACACCCCGAGGACGACGAGCGCGCGAAGCTCGTCGCCGACACGAGCAAGGTGAAACAGGTGATGCCCGAGATGGAGAACATCCAGTCGCAGATGAACTCCATGACGGGGAAGTCGTCCAAGAAGGAAGGACGGGGCGTCTTCGGGTCGGTCAAGGACGCGCTCGGACTGGGCGGCGGTGGCGGGAGCGGCGTCGACGAGGAGCGACTCGCCGCGGCCGAGGGGTTGGCACAACGGTACGCCGACGAACTCCAGACGCGCCTCGAATCGACCGGGAAGTGGGCGCGCGTCAGAAGTGCGGTTCAGGAGTGA
- a CDS encoding ribonuclease P protein component 4, with product MTVAQERIERLEVLARDATAECNDDRAREYVRLARRIAERHRLSLPQQFKRFTCDACDAYLRPGKNARVRLQDGHVVITCDCGNQARYPYD from the coding sequence ATGACAGTAGCTCAAGAGCGAATAGAGCGTCTCGAAGTACTTGCACGGGACGCCACCGCAGAGTGTAACGACGACCGAGCGCGGGAGTACGTCCGCCTCGCCAGACGAATCGCCGAGCGACACCGCCTTTCGCTCCCACAGCAGTTCAAACGATTCACCTGCGACGCCTGTGACGCCTATCTCCGTCCCGGAAAGAACGCACGGGTCCGACTGCAGGACGGCCACGTCGTCATTACGTGTGACTGTGGCAATCAGGCGCGCTATCCCTACGACTGA
- a CDS encoding glycosyltransferase family 4 protein: MRVLNYLELESRLARSGIGTSTKQQRKALAETDVDVITSPWEGETPGRALLSGAVGGRFFADFDVAHCNVIGPGSVAVARHAKRNDIPLVLHSHVTSEDFAESFRGSSLVARPLGRYLKWFYSQADLVLCPSEYTKSVLERYPVNAPIHPISNGVDAESLAGFESFRDEYRARYDLEGMVVFALGNVFERKGLTTFCRVAQQTDFDFAWFGTVDDGPHASSTVKRWTENPPENVTFTGWVDDKRGAFAAGDVFCFPAKVENQGIVVLEAMACGKAVVLRDIPVFDEFFTHGVDCLKCETETEFRRALELLERDPELRERLGENARETASEHSLKRVGERLVEEYTKLV; encoded by the coding sequence GTGCGCGTACTCAACTACCTCGAACTCGAATCCCGACTGGCCCGGAGCGGCATCGGTACCTCCACGAAGCAACAGCGCAAGGCGTTAGCGGAAACCGACGTGGACGTGATCACGTCGCCGTGGGAGGGGGAAACGCCGGGTCGCGCGCTGCTGTCCGGGGCGGTAGGGGGTCGTTTCTTCGCCGACTTCGACGTGGCACATTGCAACGTCATCGGGCCGGGGTCTGTCGCGGTCGCGCGCCACGCGAAACGGAACGATATCCCGCTCGTCCTCCATTCCCACGTCACGAGCGAGGACTTCGCGGAGAGTTTCCGCGGGTCGAGCCTCGTCGCGCGCCCGCTCGGTCGGTATCTGAAGTGGTTCTACTCGCAGGCCGACCTCGTGCTCTGTCCCAGCGAGTACACGAAATCCGTCCTCGAACGGTATCCCGTGAACGCGCCGATTCACCCAATCTCGAACGGCGTGGACGCAGAATCGCTCGCCGGGTTCGAATCCTTTCGCGATGAGTACCGCGCGCGGTACGATTTGGAGGGCATGGTCGTCTTCGCACTGGGGAACGTCTTCGAGCGCAAGGGTCTCACGACGTTCTGCCGAGTCGCCCAGCAGACGGACTTCGACTTCGCGTGGTTCGGGACGGTGGACGACGGCCCGCACGCCAGTTCGACGGTCAAACGGTGGACGGAGAACCCGCCCGAGAACGTGACGTTCACCGGGTGGGTCGACGACAAGCGCGGCGCGTTCGCGGCGGGCGACGTGTTCTGCTTCCCGGCGAAAGTCGAGAATCAGGGAATCGTCGTCCTCGAAGCAATGGCGTGCGGAAAGGCCGTCGTACTCCGCGACATCCCCGTCTTCGACGAGTTCTTCACGCACGGCGTGGACTGTCTGAAGTGCGAAACGGAGACGGAGTTCCGACGCGCGCTCGAACTGCTCGAACGCGACCCCGAACTTCGGGAGCGATTGGGGGAAAACGCCCGCGAGACGGCGAGCGAACACAGCCTGAAGCGCGTCGGCGAGCGTCTTGTCGAGGAGTATACAAAACTCGTCTGA
- a CDS encoding glycosyltransferase, with protein sequence MSRWVAAFTDTYLPTINGVTYTIRTWRDFWEKNGGRMDVVYPQSDDYAPEKGEHPIGSLPFPFYDGYRLGTPRVPKAVLDAEIVHSHTPFAIGLGGLRLARKNELPFVTSYHTPTGEYADYLVPNDSVADYVERAAGAYERWFFGRSDAVLTPSEATREHIVETVGVDAPVHVVPNGIDVERFHPVETAAFVRKYDLDVDRPLVGYTGRHGFEKRLSEIITAADGMDLTVVFGGDGPARESLEKQARDYDVDVRFLGFLDRDEMAAFYSALDVFAFPSPVETQGLVALEANACGTPVVGANAGALSNTIVDGETGYHFESGDIEDVRASIRRTLAERERLRESCLARRDEISVERAVEKLERVYDRVC encoded by the coding sequence ATGAGCCGATGGGTCGCCGCGTTCACGGACACATATCTACCGACCATCAATGGTGTCACCTACACCATCCGAACGTGGCGCGATTTTTGGGAGAAAAACGGCGGGCGGATGGACGTGGTGTATCCCCAATCCGACGACTACGCGCCGGAGAAAGGCGAACATCCCATCGGAAGTCTTCCGTTCCCCTTTTATGATGGCTATCGACTCGGAACGCCGCGGGTTCCGAAGGCGGTCCTCGACGCCGAAATCGTCCACTCCCACACGCCGTTCGCCATCGGCCTCGGCGGTCTTCGACTCGCGCGAAAGAACGAACTCCCGTTCGTGACGTCGTACCACACGCCGACAGGGGAGTACGCGGACTATCTCGTCCCGAACGATTCCGTCGCCGACTACGTGGAACGGGCGGCAGGGGCGTACGAGCGGTGGTTTTTCGGGCGGTCCGACGCCGTGTTGACGCCGAGCGAGGCGACGCGAGAGCACATCGTCGAGACGGTGGGCGTCGATGCGCCCGTGCACGTCGTCCCGAACGGTATCGACGTGGAGCGGTTTCACCCGGTCGAAACGGCAGCCTTCGTTCGGAAATACGACCTTGATGTGGATCGCCCGCTCGTCGGCTACACCGGCCGCCACGGCTTCGAAAAGCGTCTCTCGGAGATCATCACGGCGGCCGACGGCATGGACCTGACGGTCGTCTTCGGCGGCGACGGTCCCGCCCGCGAATCGTTGGAGAAACAGGCCCGCGATTATGACGTGGACGTCCGTTTTCTCGGATTTCTCGACCGGGACGAGATGGCGGCGTTCTACTCCGCTCTCGACGTGTTCGCGTTCCCCAGTCCCGTCGAAACGCAAGGCCTCGTCGCGCTCGAAGCGAACGCCTGCGGGACGCCGGTCGTCGGGGCGAACGCCGGAGCGCTGTCGAACACCATCGTCGATGGCGAAACCGGCTATCACTTCGAGAGCGGCGACATCGAAGATGTTCGGGCATCGATTCGCCGTACGCTCGCGGAACGCGAGAGGCTTCGAGAGTCTTGTCTCGCCCGTCGGGACGAAATCAGCGTCGAACGCGCGGTCGAGAAGTTAGAACGGGTGTACGACCGGGTGTGCTGA
- a CDS encoding HD domain-containing protein translates to MDDVATEPQTENGRRAYDPDADHAFPDEKLNEVLEFIANDDEIQAYLDAQNVNAVTRKGYNDHGRKHIEIVRNRALLLYDLLKRGGVEFNGAADEGLDEADESVIVAFAATLHDIGHIVHRDDHSYYSIPLAADVLDRVLPNFYDTANSVRMKGEILHAILCHHTEEDPLTTEAGVIRVSDALDMEHGRSRIPYEKGGRGINTVSSQAIKKVTLRQGDTVPVLVEIEMLNAAGVYQVDNLLKAKLHGSGLEDDIRIVALNVREGSDHIVERVEL, encoded by the coding sequence ATGGACGACGTTGCAACGGAACCGCAAACGGAGAACGGACGGCGTGCGTACGACCCGGACGCGGACCACGCCTTCCCCGACGAAAAGCTGAACGAGGTGCTCGAATTCATCGCGAACGACGACGAGATTCAGGCGTATCTCGACGCGCAAAACGTCAACGCGGTGACGAGAAAAGGATACAACGACCACGGGCGAAAGCACATCGAAATCGTTCGGAACCGCGCGCTGCTCCTCTACGACCTGTTGAAACGCGGCGGCGTCGAGTTCAACGGCGCGGCCGACGAAGGACTGGACGAAGCGGACGAGAGCGTCATCGTCGCCTTCGCCGCGACGCTCCACGACATCGGTCACATCGTTCACCGCGACGACCACTCTTACTACTCGATTCCGCTCGCGGCGGACGTCCTCGACCGCGTGCTGCCGAACTTCTACGACACGGCGAACTCGGTTCGGATGAAGGGCGAGATTCTCCACGCCATTCTCTGTCACCACACCGAGGAAGACCCGCTGACGACGGAAGCGGGAGTCATCCGGGTGTCGGACGCGCTGGACATGGAACACGGTCGGTCGCGCATCCCCTACGAGAAGGGTGGTCGGGGCATCAACACCGTCTCAAGCCAAGCCATCAAGAAGGTCACCCTCCGACAGGGAGATACGGTGCCGGTTCTCGTCGAAATCGAGATGCTGAACGCGGCGGGCGTGTACCAGGTCGATAACCTGCTCAAGGCGAAACTCCACGGCTCCGGGCTGGAGGACGACATCCGAATCGTCGCCTTGAACGTCCGCGAGGGGAGCGATCACATCGTGGAACGGGTCGAGTTGTAG
- a CDS encoding twin-arginine translocase TatA/TatE family subunit has product MFEMIPLFGPVPGGMELAVILLIAVLLFGANKIPKLARSTGEAMGEFKKGREEVEQELQEMQSSGSSTATEVESEPTTTTETETETETETETQTESES; this is encoded by the coding sequence ATGTTCGAAATGATACCACTATTCGGGCCGGTTCCCGGCGGGATGGAGCTCGCGGTGATTCTGCTCATCGCGGTTCTCCTGTTCGGTGCAAACAAGATTCCGAAGCTCGCCCGCTCCACCGGTGAGGCGATGGGAGAGTTCAAGAAAGGCCGCGAAGAAGTCGAACAAGAGTTGCAGGAGATGCAAAGCTCGGGTTCCAGTACCGCGACCGAGGTCGAAAGCGAACCGACCACGACCACCGAAACCGAGACCGAGACCGAGACCGAGACTGAAACCCAGACCGAATCGGAATCGTAG